TCGCGGCCTGACGCGACGGGGGCGGCGTCGTCTGCGATCGGCTCGCCAGGAACGCGAGCGCTTCACGCTCGAGGCCGGTGAGGACGCGCTGCCACTCGGCGCGCGTGAGGTCCTCGCGCGAGTAGACGAAGTGCTGGCGGGCCTGCTCGCGGACGATCACGCGCATCTCGTGCGGGAGCTCGTGCATCCAGCTGTACTCCGCCGCGGCGCGCGCGAGGTTCGGGGGGAGGCTCTCGATCGGTCCCGAGGCCGGCGGGGACGAGGGGAACGACGACGGCATGTCCTCGCCGAGCGCGAGCGCCTCGAGCTGCGCGTACGAGACCCCCCAATGCGCGGCCACTTTACGGCGGAAGTCCTCGCCCGGCTGCCGCGTCGGCGTGGTCGACAGCATGTTGCTGAGATGAGCGCCGGACACGCCGAGACGCTTCGCCAGCCTCGCCTGAGCCCCCCTCGGGGCAAGAGCTAGCTCCTCTCGCAGCCGCGCCAACACGTATTGTTTGATGCGGCGGACGCGCTGATCGTCCTGTCCCACGCAGGTACAACCTAGGTCCATTCGCGTTAACGGGAGCTAACTTCGGTCACTATTTTTTCTGCTTCAGCTGCTCGGTCACGTCGCACAGCCCCAGCCGATGGTCTTGTGCATATTGCACATAGAGCGCGGCCGCACCGGCGACCTCCATACGATCCATGTCGTTCAGCGGACGAACGCGCTTCGCCGGACGACCAATCGCCATGCCACCCGACTCGATCCGCGCGCCGGGGGGGACGAGGGAGCCAGCTGCGACGAAGACGTCCTCCTCGATGACGGCGTTGTCAAGGACCGTGCTGCCCATTCCGACGAGGCAGCGGTTCCCCACCGTGCAGCCGTGGATGATGGCCGAGTGCCCGATCGTCACGTCGTCGCCGATCGTCGTCGCGGCGCGGCCGTTCGTCACGTGGACGACGGCGTTGTCCTGCACGTTCGTCCGCGCGCCGATCCGGATCGGGAACACGTCGCCGCGGAGGACGGCGCCGAACCACACGCTCGAGCCTTCGCCGATGACGACGTCGCCGATGACGGTCGCGTTCGGTGCGATCCACACGCTTGGGTGGAGCTGAGGCATGACGCCGTTAAGGGAGTAGATCGGCATGGCCGCTATATAGCCCAGCGCCCACCCCCTCAGGACACCCTCTCGGGGTCCGGCGCGTAGAGCGCGTCTTCGCGCCCACCCCCTCAGGCCAACCCTCTCGGGGGGTCCGGGGCGTGGAGCGCGTCTTCGCGCGACCGGCCCCGGCGGGGAGAGCTCGAGAGGGGCAGAGCCCCTCTCGACTAGACAAGAGGAAGGCGGCGTCGCAGCGGCCGGATGACGTGCGGCCCTGGTGCAGGGAGCGCGCGGAGCGCCTCGGCGGTGGGCTCGCCGGCGAGCGAGTGCTTGAACGCGTCCGTGATCGTGACGGCGACGACCTCGCCGGAGAGATCGCGCTCGTCGCCGGCGTCGACGTGGACGATCTCGTTGCGATCGGTCCGCCCCTCCCAGGCCCCCGTCTTGCCGCGGCCCTCGACGAGGACGGACGCGGTGGTGCCGACGAGGCGAGCGAGGTGCGCCTTCCCGAGCGCCTCCGAGAGCTCGAACAGGCGCGCGAGGCGCTCGCTCTTCTCCTCCTCCGTGACGTCGTCCGTGAGCTTGAGCGCCGGCGTGAACGGGCGCGGCGAATACTTGAAGCCGAAGAGGCCGGTGAAGCCGATCTCCTCGACGAGCTCCAGCGTCTGGCGGAAGTCCGCCTCCGTCTCGCCGGGGAAGCCGACGATGACGTCGGTCGACACGGTGAGATCGGGGCGCGCGCCCTGGAGGCGGCGCACGCGTTCGGTGTATTCTGCACGCGTATAGCGGCGGATCATCCGCTTGAGCATCCGGTCGCTCCCGGACTGGACCGGCATGTGGACGTGGCGCGCGAGCACGTCGAGCTCGCGATGCGCGTCGACGAGCGCCGGCGTGAGGTGGCGCGGGTGCGGGCTCGTGTAGCGGACGCGCCGGAGCCCCGGCACGCGCGCGAGGAGGCGGAGGAGGGAAGGGAACTGGCTCTCGTCCGGATCGTCCGACGCCGGCGGCGGCAGGCTCGCGTCGCGGTAGCTGTCCACCGTCTGACCGAGGAGCGTGATCTCGCGCGCGCCGGCGGCGACCCAGCGCTCGGCCTCGGCGAGGATCTCGCCCGCGGGCCGGTAGCGCTCGGGGCCGCGCGTGTACGGCACGATGCAGAAGGAGCAGCGCTCGTCGCAGCCCTTCATCGTCGTGATGAACGCGCTGACGGGCGCGGCGCCGGGCGCGGGCGCGGCGGCGAGGAAGCGCGGCGTGTCGACGTCGAAGACCGTGTGCGCGCGCGGCGGCGCGCCTGCGATCTGATCGGCGACGAGGCGCGGCAGCTCCGCGAGGTTGTCGGGGCCGACCACGAGATCGAGGTGCTTCACGCGCGCGAGGAGCTTCTCGCCCTCTTGCTGCGCGACGCAGCCGGCGACGGCGAGGACCATCCCTCCGCGCTTCGCCTCCTTGTAGCGCGCGAGCTTGCCGACCTCGCTCCGCAGCTTCTGCTCCGCCTTCTCGCGGACGCTGCACGTGTTGAGCACGACGAGGTCGGCCTCGTCGACCGACGCCGCCGTCGTCCAGCCGTGCGCCTCGAGCACCTCCGCCATCCGGTCGGAGTCGTGCGCGTTCATCTGGCAGCCGAACGTGTGGACCAGGTATTTGCCCGACACCGCGGCGTCTCTAGCACCGTCATCGAGGCTCGTCGATCGGTCCGGCGCCGAGCACGGTCACGGCCGCCGTATCGCCGGGACGCAGGCGCGGCAGCGCCCACGCGCGCGCGCCTTCGCCGGTCGCGTTCAGCGCGATCGCGACCGCCTCGTCGCGATCGTGGAGCGAGAGCTCGACCGCGAGGTCGCCGCCGCCGGGGTTGCCGACCGTCGCGACGACGCCGCCGTTGATCGTGACCTCGAAGCGCGGTCCCGCCGAGGCGGCGGCCCCGCCGCGGGGCGGGGGCGGAGCGGGGCGGCGGCCGGACGCCTCGGGGTGCGCGACCTCGATCCCGAGCACGTCGCCGATCCGGAGCTCGAGCGCCGCGCCGCCGGGCTCGATCATCTCGTTCAAGAGGAGGTGGAGCGCGCCGTCGAAGACGACGTGCGCGAGCTTGGGCTCGGGGCCGAGGTGGAAGCTCGCGACCTCCTCGTCGTTCACGAACAGGTACACCTCGATCGCCATCCGGTCCGCGCGGAAGGCCGCGTCGCGCACGAGGCGCTCCGCCTCTTCGGCGCTCGGCGTCCACGGCGTGGGGGCGCGCGCGAAGTCCCAGGCGAACAGCTCCGGCGCGCGTCCTTGCCGCCAGCGGACGACGAGGTCGCGCCGGAGCGTCGCGTGGTACGCGTGGTAGGCGACGTGATCGAGCGCGAGCGTCGCGTCGCAGTCGGGGCACGTCTCGCGCGCGAGCTCGATCGCGATCTCCGCCGCGAGCCGCGTCGCGGAGGCGACGAGCGCGTCGAGCGACGCGTACGGCGGCTGCTCGATCGGATCGATCGCGAGCGGCAGCGTCCGCGCGCAGGCGGCGCACGTCGCGAACGCGACGCGCAGGTCGTGCGTCAGGCGGCCGTGCGCCTCCGTCTCTTCGCGGCGGACCGCGGCGAGCTCCTCGGCGTACGGTGCCATCCAGGCGGCGTATCACGAAGCGCGCGCGAGCTCATCGACGAGATGGTCGTCCCAGAGCGGGGCCATCTCCCGCCGGAAGAAGCCGAAGTGCCCGACGCGTTTCACGCCGAGGTCGTGCGGCTCGAAGCGGCGCATGTCCTTCGGGGCGCTCGTGTAGAAGCCGTGGATCGACGCCACGTTCTTCTCCGACATCATCTCGTCGTCGGTGAACGAGAGCGACGTGATCGGCGTCTTCACGTCGGCGAAGAGCGTCGAGGCGCGCGGCTCCGCCCCCACCGCGTAGTCGCGATCGAGGCACCAGCGCCGCCACTGCTCGATGACGCCGCGCGGGAGGTCGCCCACCATCCCGAGCTTCCGCCCCGGGAAGTAGCCGAAGAGCGGCGTCGCGAGCGGCACCGCGCCGAACCAGAAGAGCCACACCTTGCGCCGCGTCGGGGCCGCGTTCTCGCGCCAGTAGCCGCTCCCGGTCGCCACCGTGACGATCTTGTCCGCGATCGCGCGGTTCGGGACGAAGGGCACGATCTGGCCGCCGAGGCTGTGCCCGAGCCACGTGATCGGCAGGCCGCCCGCGCGCTCGGCGAGCGCGTCGAGCGCGGCGGCGGTGTCGCGCTCCGCCCAGTCGCGCACGATGTCGGCGTCGAGATCGGCGAGCGACCCCCGCCGCGACGCCCCGATCCCGCGGAAGTCGAAGGTCATCGTGGTGAAGCCGCGCTCGGCGAGGCGCTCGGCGAGCGGCTCGTAGAACCGCTGCGACACCCCCATCGCCCCGACGACGAGCACCGCGCCGATCGGTCGCTCCGCGGGGAAGAGGCGCGCGGCGAGGGCGTATCCGTCGTTCGCGGTGATCTCGACGTCCATACGATCGAGGTAGCAGACACTGTCAAGCGATCGAGTGGCATAATCGAAAAACACCTTTGCAGGATCTGCATCAATCCGATGAACGAGCTCGAATCGGCGAACGTGTTCCTCCAGGTCGTCCGCTCGAACGGCTTCACCGGCGCCGCGCGCGCGCTCGGCCGGAGCGCGTCCTCGCTCTCGCGCGTCATCGCCGGGCTCGAGGCGCACCTCGGCTCGCAGCTGTTCACGCGGACGACGCGGAGCCTCCACCTCACCGAGGCGGGCGCGCTGTACCGCACGCACGCGGAGGCGCTCGTCGCGGCGAGCCGGGCGGCGCACGACGCGCTCGCGGAGCTGCGCGGCGCGGTCCCGCGCGGACACCTCCGCGTCGCGATGCCGGTCTCGGTCGGGGAGCGGCTCCTCGCGCCGCACCTCCCCGCGTTCCGCGCGCGGCACCCGGAGCTCCGCCTCGCGATCGATCTCTCGGACCGCAACGTGGCGCTCGTGCAAGGAGGCTTCGACCTCGCCATCCGCGTCGGACGCCCGCCGGAGAGCTCGCTCCGCGCCCTGCTCCTCGGCCGCATCCCCATCGTCCTCGTCGCGAGCCCGGCCTACCTCGAGCGCCGCGGCGTCCCGCGCCGCCCGCGCGATCTCGCGAAGCACGACTGCATCACGGTGGGCCCTCACCTCGGCCCCACCGACTGGACCTTCCATCGCGGCGCGCGCAAGGAGCGGGTCGGCATCGAAGGCGTGGTGGAGACGTCGAGCGCGACGTTCGCGGGGCAGCTCGCGGTCGCGGGCATGGGCCTCGTGCGCACGACGAAGTGGCTGATCAAGGACGAGCTCGCGCGCGGCGCCCTCGTGGAGGTGATGGCGCCCTGGTCGTGCGATCACCCGCGCCACGGAGGCGTCCCGATCTACGTGCTCTACGCGCAGGCGGGCACCGCGACCCCTCCGCGCAAATCTCGCGTCTTCGTCGAGCTCGTGAAGGAGATCATGGCGATGGAGGTCGCGCGCGGCTGACGCGCGGCTGAGCCGTCGAACGAGGTCGTACGTCCGGCGCATCGGCGGTATCCTCGGGGCGCCATGGCCAAATTCGAGACGCTGGTCGACATCTTCACGGACGCCGTCAAGACGTATCCGGACAACCCGCTCTTCGGCACGAAGAAGGACGGGACCTGGAGCTGGATGACGTACCTGGAGTTCGGGAAGGCGGTGGACGGGTTCCGCGCCGGCCTCTCCTCGCTCGGGGTCGGTCGCGGCGATCGCGTCGTCTGCATCGCGAACAACCGGCCGGAGTGGGCGATCGCCGCCTACGCCTGCTACGGGCTCGGGGCCGCGTTCGTCCCGATGTACGAGGCCCAGACCGCGAAGGACTGGGAGTTCATCATCAAGGACTGCGACGCCAAGATCGTCCTCGCCGCGACGGACGGGATCACGGACAAGCTCCTCGCGCTCGAGGGCGCGATCCCGTCGGTGCAGCACGTCGTGTCGATGGACCCGGCGACGAAGACGACGGACAAGGTGAAGTCGTTCAAGGAGCTCCGCGCGACGGCGAAGAAGGTCCCCTCGATCAAGCCCGATCCGGAGGACACCGCCGGCTTCATCTACACGAGCGGCACGACCGGCAACCCGAAGGGCGTCATCCTCTCGCACACGAACATCGCGTCGAACGTGAGCGCGATGCACGCCGTCTTCCCGATGAGCCCGATGGACCGGTCGCTCTCGTTCCTGCCGTGGGCGCACGTGTTCGGGCAGACGGTGGAGCTGCACGGGCTCCTCTCGATGGGCGCGAGCATGGCGATCGCCGAGAGCGTCGAGAAGATCCTCGACAACCTCGCCGAGACGAAGCCGACGCTGCTCTTCAGCGTCCCGCGCATCTTCAACAAGCTGTACGCCGCGGTGCAGAAGCAGATCTCGAGCAAACCGCCGATCATCCAGAACATGGTGAAGTCCGCGCTCGCGTCGCGGGC
This sequence is a window from Labilithrix sp.. Protein-coding genes within it:
- a CDS encoding gamma carbonic anhydrase family protein translates to MPIYSLNGVMPQLHPSVWIAPNATVIGDVVIGEGSSVWFGAVLRGDVFPIRIGARTNVQDNAVVHVTNGRAATTIGDDVTIGHSAIIHGCTVGNRCLVGMGSTVLDNAVIEEDVFVAAGSLVPPGARIESGGMAIGRPAKRVRPLNDMDRMEVAGAAALYVQYAQDHRLGLCDVTEQLKQKK
- the miaB gene encoding tRNA (N6-isopentenyl adenosine(37)-C2)-methylthiotransferase MiaB, which translates into the protein MNAHDSDRMAEVLEAHGWTTAASVDEADLVVLNTCSVREKAEQKLRSEVGKLARYKEAKRGGMVLAVAGCVAQQEGEKLLARVKHLDLVVGPDNLAELPRLVADQIAGAPPRAHTVFDVDTPRFLAAAPAPGAAPVSAFITTMKGCDERCSFCIVPYTRGPERYRPAGEILAEAERWVAAGAREITLLGQTVDSYRDASLPPPASDDPDESQFPSLLRLLARVPGLRRVRYTSPHPRHLTPALVDAHRELDVLARHVHMPVQSGSDRMLKRMIRRYTRAEYTERVRRLQGARPDLTVSTDVIVGFPGETEADFRQTLELVEEIGFTGLFGFKYSPRPFTPALKLTDDVTEEEKSERLARLFELSEALGKAHLARLVGTTASVLVEGRGKTGAWEGRTDRNEIVHVDAGDERDLSGEVVAVTITDAFKHSLAGEPTAEALRALPAPGPHVIRPLRRRLPLV
- a CDS encoding alpha/beta fold hydrolase: MDVEITANDGYALAARLFPAERPIGAVLVVGAMGVSQRFYEPLAERLAERGFTTMTFDFRGIGASRRGSLADLDADIVRDWAERDTAAALDALAERAGGLPITWLGHSLGGQIVPFVPNRAIADKIVTVATGSGYWRENAAPTRRKVWLFWFGAVPLATPLFGYFPGRKLGMVGDLPRGVIEQWRRWCLDRDYAVGAEPRASTLFADVKTPITSLSFTDDEMMSEKNVASIHGFYTSAPKDMRRFEPHDLGVKRVGHFGFFRREMAPLWDDHLVDELARAS
- a CDS encoding LysR family transcriptional regulator translates to MNELESANVFLQVVRSNGFTGAARALGRSASSLSRVIAGLEAHLGSQLFTRTTRSLHLTEAGALYRTHAEALVAASRAAHDALAELRGAVPRGHLRVAMPVSVGERLLAPHLPAFRARHPELRLAIDLSDRNVALVQGGFDLAIRVGRPPESSLRALLLGRIPIVLVASPAYLERRGVPRRPRDLAKHDCITVGPHLGPTDWTFHRGARKERVGIEGVVETSSATFAGQLAVAGMGLVRTTKWLIKDELARGALVEVMAPWSCDHPRHGGVPIYVLYAQAGTATPPRKSRVFVELVKEIMAMEVARG
- a CDS encoding long-chain fatty acid--CoA ligase, with product MAKFETLVDIFTDAVKTYPDNPLFGTKKDGTWSWMTYLEFGKAVDGFRAGLSSLGVGRGDRVVCIANNRPEWAIAAYACYGLGAAFVPMYEAQTAKDWEFIIKDCDAKIVLAATDGITDKLLALEGAIPSVQHVVSMDPATKTTDKVKSFKELRATAKKVPSIKPDPEDTAGFIYTSGTTGNPKGVILSHTNIASNVSAMHAVFPMSPMDRSLSFLPWAHVFGQTVELHGLLSMGASMAIAESVEKILDNLAETKPTLLFSVPRIFNKLYAAVQKQISSKPPIIQNMVKSALASRAKQRKGEEVGVVEGLVLAITDKVVFSKVRARFGGQLKYAFSGGAAISTEVAEFIDSLGVTVYEGYGLSETSPIATANWPNNRKIGSVGKAIPGVSVSISDDGEIVVHGPNVMKGYHNRPDENAAVRTADGGFKTGDMGRIDKDGFLFITGRLKEQYKLENGKYVVPTPLEEQLKLSPLVLNCMVYGDNKPYNVALVVANVDALKKWASDNGLGESDPDKLLAHTKVRGLMKKEIDTYGEKFKGFEGVKDFALIGDDFTTENGLLTPSLKVKRRQVTDKYKDVIESLYEKKKEKAA